Proteins from one Sarcophilus harrisii chromosome 2, mSarHar1.11, whole genome shotgun sequence genomic window:
- the LOC100930933 gene encoding ribonuclease 4 has translation MAMQGIRSLLLLLALLGLCLVHPSSGDRRYQKFLRQHVDPESDGGDATYCNQMMHRRRMTVPRCKPVNTFIHESIWNINSICHTTDIKCKNGQMNCHEGIMKVTDCRLTGGSTSPNCRYRALARTRHVVIACDNSSPVHFDD, from the coding sequence ATGGCCATGCAAGGGATTCGATCATTGCTGCTACTTTTGGCCTTGCTTGGCCTATGTCTGGTGCATCCCTCTTCTGGGGATCGGAGGTACCAAAAATTCCTGCGACAGCACGTGGACCCTGAGAGTGATGGTGGTGATGCTACATACTGCAACCAGATGATGCACAGAAGGCGAATGACTGTACCAAGATGCAAGCCTGTTAACACCTTCATCCATGAGAGTATATGGAACATCAACAGTATTTGCCATACCACTGACATCAAATGCAAGAATGGCCAAATGAACTGCCATGAAGGCATTATGAAGGTCACAGACTGCCGATTGACAGGTGGTTCCACTTCCCCAAACTGTAGGTACCGGGCTCTGGCCAGAACCAGGCATGTAGTCATTGCCTGTGATAATTCATCACCTGTGCACTTTGATGACTAA
- the ANG gene encoding angiogenin, whose translation MVIFLKGMGPLLLLFILGLWLVSPSLTQGNDRERHFLTQHYDSKPKGRDDKYCEKIMRRRGLTQPCKELNTFIHGDYRRIKAVCGDEAGKPYKEGRFRISNSPFQITSCKHQGGSARSPCKYRATPGFKYIVIACEHGLPVHLDHTIIAN comes from the coding sequence ATGGTGATATTTCTGAAGGGCATGGGCCCTCTTTTGCTGCTCTTCATCCTCGGGCTCTGGCTGGTTTCACCTTCTTTGACACAAGGAAATGACAGGGAGAGACACTTCTTGACTCAGCACTATGACTCCAAACCAAAGGGTCGGGATGACAAGTACTGTGAAAAGATCATGAGAAGGAGAGGTTTGACCCAGCCTTGCAAGGAATTGAATACTTTCATTCATGGTGATTACCGCAGAATCAAGGCTGTCTGTGGAGATGAAGCTGGGAAACCCTACAAAGAGGGGAGGTTTAGGATAAGCAACTCACCATTTCAGATCACCAGCTGTAAACATCAAGGAGGGTCTGCAAGATCTCCCTGCAAATATAGGGCCACTCCTGGCTTTAAATATATTGTCATTGCATGTGAACATGGTTTACCTGTACACCTTGACCACACTATTATTGCAAATTAA